The Janthinobacterium tructae genome contains the following window.
CGAGCGCGTCTGCCAGGCGATGTCGGAGGCGTCGTGGCGCAGGAAATACGCCACATCGAGTTGCTGCCACAGTTTCAGGTGGGCATCGGGCGGCAAGCCGTACAGGCGCAGGGTGGCCAGTGCTTCCTGCTGGCGGTTCTTCAGCTCGCGGTCGGCCGTGTGCGGCTCGCCGCCCAGCACGCGCAGGGTGATCTTGTACAGGTCTTCCAGCAGCTTGCCCTTCCACGCGTTCCACACTTTCGGGCTGGTGCCGCGGATGTCGGCCACCGTCAGCAGGTACAGGCCCGTCAGGTGGCGCTCGTCCTTGACCACTTTCGCGAACGCGGCGATGACGTCGGGGTCGGACAGGTCCTGCTTTTGCGCCACTTGCGACATGGTCAGGTGATTTTCCACCAAGAAAGCGACCAGTTCAGTGTCTTCTGCCGACATGCCGTGGTCCTGGCAGAACTGGGTGGCGTCGGCCACGCCCAGCTTGGAATGGTCGCCGCCGCGGCCCTTGGCAATGTCGTGGAACAGGGCCGCCACGTACAGCAGCCACGATTGCGAGAAATCGGCCATCAGTTGGCTGCAGAACGGGTATTCGTGCGCATGTTCGCTCATGGTGAAGCGGCGCATGTTGCGCACCACCATCAAAATGTGCTGGTCGACCGTATACACGTGGAACAGGTCATGCTGCATCTGGCCCACGATGCGGCGGAAATTCGGCAGGTAGCGTCCCAGGATGCTCATCTCGTTCATGCGCCGCAGCGCGTGGATGATGCCCACAGGCGCCCGCATGATGCGCAGGAAGAGGGCGCGATTGACTGGGTCCTGGCGGAAGGCGGCGTCGATCTTGAAGCGCGCGTGCCACAGCGCCCGCGTGGCGCGCGAGGTCATGCCTTTCAGGGCCGGGCGCTCCGTCATCAGCACGAAGATTTCCAGCACGGCCGACGGGTATTGTTCGAATGTATCGTCGGCGCTGATGTCGATCAGGCTGTTGACTTCATTGAAGCGTTCGTTGATGGGTACGGCCACGTCGTCTTGCGGAAACAGCCGTGCCTCGATGTTTTGCAGCAAAATCGTGTTGAGCTGGGTCACCGTCTTGGCGGCCCAGTAATAGCGCTGCATCAGGTATTCGCTGGCGCGGCGCATGTGCGGCCCGCTGCCTGTGGCTTGCAGGCCCAGCGATTCGGCGATCGCCGTCTGCACGTCGAACACCAGGCGGTCTTCGCGCCGTCCCGCATGCAGGTGCAGGCGCACGCGGATATCCTTGAAGGCGCGCTCCTTTTCCATCAGCTGGCGCGCTTCCGTCAGGGTGATCAGGCCGCCTGTGGCCAGGGTGCGCCAGGAATTGGCCAGGCCGGCCGCCTTGGCCACCCACAAAATCACCTGCAAGTCGCGCAGGCCGCCCGGGCTTTCCTTGCAATTCGGTTCCAGGCTGAAGGCCGTGTCTTCGTATTTTGCATGGCGCTGGCGCATTTCCGCCGTTTTCGCCTGGAAAAACGCCTGCGGGTCCATGGCTGCCTCGTAGCGCTGCTGCAGTTGCGCGAACAGGTCCGCGTTGCCGCACACGAGGCGCGCTTCGAGCAGGCTCGTTTGCACGGTGA
Protein-coding sequences here:
- a CDS encoding [protein-PII] uridylyltransferase translates to MKKQIREQLKQQLKADRQVVIAAFQADGKPEKLLRSLRHSVDGVLARAWQEAGLPPGTALVGVGGYGRGELFPYSDVDLLILLQQSPDAATQEKLEELVQLLWDLGLEIGHSIRTVDECMVESKADITVQTSLLEARLVCGNADLFAQLQQRYEAAMDPQAFFQAKTAEMRQRHAKYEDTAFSLEPNCKESPGGLRDLQVILWVAKAAGLANSWRTLATGGLITLTEARQLMEKERAFKDIRVRLHLHAGRREDRLVFDVQTAIAESLGLQATGSGPHMRRASEYLMQRYYWAAKTVTQLNTILLQNIEARLFPQDDVAVPINERFNEVNSLIDISADDTFEQYPSAVLEIFVLMTERPALKGMTSRATRALWHARFKIDAAFRQDPVNRALFLRIMRAPVGIIHALRRMNEMSILGRYLPNFRRIVGQMQHDLFHVYTVDQHILMVVRNMRRFTMSEHAHEYPFCSQLMADFSQSWLLYVAALFHDIAKGRGGDHSKLGVADATQFCQDHGMSAEDTELVAFLVENHLTMSQVAQKQDLSDPDVIAAFAKVVKDERHLTGLYLLTVADIRGTSPKVWNAWKGKLLEDLYKITLRVLGGEPHTADRELKNRQQEALATLRLYGLPPDAHLKLWQQLDVAYFLRHDASDIAWQTRSLYDKLDSKLPVVKCRLAPIGEGLQVAVYIPDQPDLFARICSYFDRKNFSILDAKIHTTRNGYALDTFLVTEQNFAKSYRDIISLIEHELGELLQSQTPLPQPGKGRLSRLSRTFPFQPTVDLRPDEKGQYYLLSVAANDRTGLLYAIANVLTKYRINLHTAKIMTLGERVEDVFLVDGPALNNARNQILLETDLLDALKV